The following coding sequences lie in one Takifugu rubripes chromosome 8, fTakRub1.2, whole genome shotgun sequence genomic window:
- the LOC101069745 gene encoding gamma-crystallin S-1-like has protein sequence MDKIVFYEDKNFQGRFYESNNDSSDLQGYLNRCNSIRVEGGFWVIYEKPNYMGYQYVLSPGEYPDYQCWLGIDDTVRSCRVIRNVGNSWRLKVWERPNFEGQSMEVADNMPAFHERWHSRDVHSCKVFEGAWVFYEHPNYKGRQYLLERGEYRRYSDWGGVQPAVGSIHRVAEH, from the exons ATGGACAAG ATTGTGTTTTACGAGGACAAAAACTTCCAGGGCCGTTTCTATGAGTCCAACAATGACTCCAGTGACCTTCAGGGGTATCTCAATCGCTGCAACTCTATCAGAGTGGAAGGAGGATTCTGGGTAATCTATGAGAAACCAAATTACATGGGCTACCAGTATGTGCTAAGTCCCGGAGAGTACCCAGACTACCAGTGCTGGCTGGGTATCGATGACACTGTCCGGTCTTGTCGCGTCATCCGGAAT GTGGGAAATTCATGGAGGCTGAAGGTTTGGGAGAGGCCAAACTTTGAAGGTCAGTCCATGGAGGTAGCGGACAACATGCCTGCTTTCCACGAGCGCTGGCACAGCCGTGACGTCCACTCCTGCAAAGTGTTTGAAGGTGCCTGGGTCTTCTATGAGCATCCCAACTACAAGGGTAGGCAGTACCTGCTGGAGCGAGGCGAGTACCGGCGCTACTCTGACTGGGGTGGTGTGCAGCCAGCTGTTGGATCCATTCACCGGGTTGCAGAACATTAA
- the LOC101069516 gene encoding gamma-crystallin S-like has protein sequence MWLRESSSACNKAPFFPRRLTQITFFEEKKFQGRCYNCSSDCADLHTYFGRCNSIRVESGVWVIYERPNYKGFQYILSPGEYADNQQWMAFNDNVKSCRTVKNIYGNAWKLRLYERPDFGGQMVECSDDCSSVYDTYKLREVYSCAVTDGVWIFYDLPNYRGRQYLLERGEYRQHVDWGASSPGVGSFRRITEF, from the exons ATGTGGCTGAGAGAGTCATCATCTGCCTGCAACAAAG ctcctttttttccccggcGTCTGACACAGATCACATTTTTTGAGGAGAAGAAATTCCAGGGCCGCTGCTACAACTGCAGCAGTGACTGTGCAGATCTGCACACTTACTTCGGCCGCTGCAACTCTATCAGGGTAGAGAGTGGCGTGTGGGTGATCTACGAAAGACCCAACTACAAGGGCTTCCAGTACATTCTCAGCCCAGGGGAGTATGCAGACAACCAGCAGTGGATGGCATTCAATGACAATGTCAAATCCTGTCGCACTGTAAAGAAT ATTTATGGAAACGCATGGAAGCTGAGGTTGTATGAGAGGCCAGACTTCGGTGGACAGATGGTGGAATGTTCTGATGATTGTTCCTCGGTCTATGACACCTACAAGCTGCGCGAGGTGTACTCCTGTGCGGTGACTGATGGGGTCTGGATCTTTTACGACCTCCCCAACTACAGGGGGCGCCAGTATCTGCTGGAGAGGGGAGAGTATCGGCAGCATGTAGACTGGGGGGCATCTTCACCTGGTGTTGGCTCCTTCCGCAGGATCACTGAGTTTTGA
- the LOC101064696 gene encoding gamma-crystallin M3-like, which translates to MTMGRIIFYEDRNFQGRSYETSSDCPELTSYLSRCNSCRVESGLFMVYEKPNFMGHQMLVRRGEYPDNQHLMGMSMSDCIRSSRMIPSHRGPFRMRIYERENFGGQMHELTDDCENMMERFRMSDCQSCHVMDGHWLMFEQPNFRGRMLYVRPGEYRDLRDLEMSNLSRISSIKRITDSC; encoded by the exons ATGACCATGGGGAGG ATTATCTTCTACGAGGACCGGAACTTCCAGGGCCGATCCTATGAAACCAGCAGCGACTGCCCAGAGCTCACTTCTTATCTGAGCCGCTGTAACTCCTGCAGGGTGGAGAGTGGCCTTTTCATGGTCTATGAGAAGCCCAACTTCATGGGTCATCAGATGCTGGTGAGGCGGGGAGAGTATCCAGACAACCAGCACCTGATGGGAATGAGCATGAGTGACTGTATCAGGTCCAGCCGCATGATCCCCTCG CACAGGGGACCCTTCCGAATGAGGATCTATGAGAGGGAGAACTTCGGAGGCCAGATGCACGAGCTCACGGATGACTGTGAGAATATGATGGAACGTTTCCGTATGTCCGACTGCCAGTCCTGCCACGTGATGGATGGCCACTGGCTGATGTTCGAGCAGCCAAACTTCAGAGGACGGATGCTTTACGTCAGGCCTGGAGAGTACAGAGATCTCCGAGACCTAGAAATGAGCAATCTGTCCAGAATCAGCTCTATCAAACGCATAACAGATTCTTGTTAA
- the LOC101064474 gene encoding gamma-crystallin M3-like, which produces MGRITFYEEKNFQGRSYECSTDCSDIHMHLNRCNSCRVDNGCFVVYDRPNFLGNQVFLRRGDYPDFQRMGSMTGMMGMAMMDNIRSCRMIPMHRGQFRMKIYERDNFGGQTHELMDDCESIQDRYYMSDCQSCNVLEGHWLMFEQPNFRGRMLYVRPGEHRNLRDVTMSNLTRISSIRRVMDLC; this is translated from the exons ATGGGAAGG ATTACCTTCTACGAGGAGAAGAACTTCCAGGGTCGGTCCTATGAGTGCAGCACCGACTGCTCTGACATCCACATGCACCTGAACCGCTGCAATTCCTGCAGGGTGGACAATGGTTGCTTTGTGGTGTACGACCGCCCAAACTTCTTGGGGAACCAGGTCTTCTTGAGACGGGGGGACTACCCTGACTTTCAGCGCATGGGAAGCATGACTGGCATGATGGGCATGGCGATGATGGACAACATCCGCTCCTGTCGCATGATCCCCATG CACAGGGGACAGTTCAGAATGAAGATCTATGAGAGGGACAACTTTGGAGGACAGACCCACGAGCTGATGGACGACTGTGAATCCATCCAGGATCGCTACTACATGTCTGACTGCCAGTCTTGCAATGTGCTGGAAGGCCACTGGCTGATGTTCGAGCAGCCCAACTTCAGAGGCCGGATGCTGTATGTGAGGCCAGGCGAGCACAGGAACCTTCGGGACGTCACGATGAGCAACCTAACAAGAATCAGCTCCATCAGACGTGTTATGGATTTATGCTGA
- the LOC101069283 gene encoding gamma-crystallin S-1-like yields MGKITFYEDRNFKGRSYECSSECSDLHSHFSRCNSIRVDSGDWIVYEKPNFMGYQYFLRKGEYPDYQRWMGFNDCVRSCRMIPTSKVAHKMMLYERPEFGGKVMELTEDVPSLYEYFNSTEVHSCNVIGGHWIFYEHPQYRGRQFLISPSQYRRFNEWGSPSPRVGSIKRIMCDNLYQHTV; encoded by the exons ATGGGGAAG ATCACCTTCTACGAGGACAGAAACTTCAAGGGCCGCTCCTACGAGTGCAGCAGCGAATGCTCAGACCTGCATTCCCACTTCAGTCGCTGCAACTCCATCAGAGTTGACAGTGGGGACTGGATTGTTTATGAGAAACCCAATTTCATGGGCTACCAGTACTTCTTGAGGAAGGGGGAATATCCGGACTACCAACGCTGGATGGGTTTCAACGACTGCGTGAGGTCCTGCCGTATGATTCCCACG AGCAAAGTTGCTCACAAGATGATGCTGTACGAGCGGCCTGAGTTTGGAGGAAAAGTGATGGAGCTGACTGAAGACGTTCCCTCCCTGTATGAATACTTCAATTCAACTGAGGTCCACTCCTGTAACGTGATTGGTGGCCATTGGATCTTCTACGAGCATCCACAGTACCGAGGGCGCCAGTTTCTGATAAGCCCTAGTCAGTACAGGAGGTTTAATGAGTGGGGGAGCCCGAGTCCTCGGGTGGGATCCATCAAACGTATCATGTGTGATAACCTTTACCAACACACTGTTTAA
- the LOC105416747 gene encoding gamma-crystallin M2-like, translating into MGKIIFYEDRNFQGRHHECMSDCADLHPYFNRCNSIRVESGCFMVYERSHYLGHQYFLRRGEYSDNQRMIGINDCIRSCRMIPVHRGSYKIRLYERPDMAGQMQEVSDDCPNVQDRLRMSDINSCNVVDGHWLLYDQPNYKGRTYYLRPGEYRRYSDWGGASPRIGSLRRITDFN; encoded by the exons ATGGGAAAG ATCATATTCTACGAAGACAGAAATTTCCAAGGTCGGCATCATGAGTGCATGAGCGACTGTGCTGACCTTCACCCCTACTTCAACCGCTGCAACTCTATCCGAGTGGAGAGTGGCTGCTTTATGGTCTATGAGAGGTCCCACTACCTGGGCCACCAGTACTTCTTGCGCAGGGGGGAGTACTCTGACAACCAGCGCATGATTGGTATCAACGACTGCATCCGATCCTGTCGTATGATTCCAGTG CACCGTGGTTCCTACAAAATCCGGCTGTACGAGCGACCAGACATGGCCGGCCAAATGCAGGAGGTCAGCGACGACTGCCCCAACGTCCAAGACCGCCTGCGCATGTCCGACATTAACTCCTGCAATGTGGTGGATGGCCACTGGCTCTTGTATGACCAGCCCAACTACAAGGGAAGAACCTACTACCTGCGGCCTGGAGAGTACCGCAGATACAGTGACTGGGGCGGCGCCAGTCCAAGGATTGGTTCCCTCAGGCGGATCACTGACTTCAACTAA
- the LOC101069052 gene encoding protein boule-like, giving the protein MESEGDITNDSNDTPAVIPLYHQKDQQRSHHTFHLSFKVIPNRIFVGGFGSTVKDSDLREVFSRHGTVKNVKIVTGRSGISMGYGFVTFEHQEDVQKILQDGDNISFKDKKLTVGQAFRKHLSRTSCDSGFAVLLPACCGALQQNSLSCTPYISQGGRPHIYCPRMTYSPYQWPSCYHILHHQISPSQVLPQCYQPQYQTLDYPPYQMQFDPAFYSEPSEHYYLPAYEGPPQPVHPMEDTAEEFVEPSVATGSSTVMSEH; this is encoded by the exons ATGGAGTCTGAAGGCGATATAACG AATGACAGCAATGACACCCCCGCTGTGATACCACTTTATCACCAGAAGGACCAACAAAGGAGCCACCACACTTTTCACCTGTCCTTCAAAGTGATCCCTAATCGGATTTTTGTTGGGGGATTTGGCTCCACG GTTAAAGACAGTGACCTGCGTGAGGTTTTCTCTCGGCATGGTACAGTGAAAAATGTAAAGATTGTGACAGGTCGCTCAGGAATATCAATGGG ATATGGGTTTGTCACATTTGAACACCAAGAGGATGTGCAGAAAATCCTTCAGGAT GGCGACAACATCAGTTTTAAAGACAAGAAACTCACTGTTGGTCAGGCTTTCCGCAAACATCTATCTCGGA CGAGCTGTGACTCCGGCTTTGCTGTTCTTTTACCTGCCTGCTGTGGGGCCCTGCAGCAGAATTCCCTTTCGTGCACTCCTTACATTAGCCAAGGTGGACGGCCACACATTTACTGCCCCCGCATGACCTATTCTCCCTACCAGTGGCCTTCATGTTACCACATACTACATCACCAA ATCAGTCCGTCACAAGTGCTTCCTCAGTGCTATCAGCCTCAGTACCAGACACTAGACTACCCACCATACCAG atgCAGTTTGATCCTGCGTTCTACTCAGAGCCATCAGAACACTACTACCTGCCTGCTTACGAAGGCCCCCCCCAGCCTGTTCACCCCATGGAGGACACCGCAGAAGAG TTTGTGGAGCCCAGTGTTGCGACAGGTTCTTCGACTGTGATGTCAGAACACTGA